Below is a genomic region from Actinomycetota bacterium.
GAGCGACCCCCAAGGGCGTCCGACGATCATGCCGCTGCTCCCGTCCGAACCGCGCGTGTTCGCGGTCGGAAGGCTGGACATGGACACCTCCGGGCTGCTGCTGGTCACCAACGACGGTGACTTCGCACAGAAGGTGTCCCACCCGCGCTTCGGGGTGCCGAAGACGTACCTGGCCGAGGTCTCCGGACACGCCGGGTCCGGCCACGTCACGAAGCTACGGGCGGGAGTCGAACTCGAAGACGGCAGGGCGTCGGCGGAGCGCGTCCGCTTGTCAGGCATCAAACGCGGTCACAGCCTCGTGGAGCTCACGGTCCGGGAGGGACGAAACCGTCTGGTCCGCCGTCTTCTGGAGGCAGTGGGCCTGCCGGTGGTGTCGCTGGTGAGGACGTCCATCGGGCCGTGCCGGCTCGGCCGGCTCAAGGCCGGCACCTACAGGACCCTGTCGGCGGCGGAGGTGCACGAGCTGCTGTCGTCGGCGTCGGCGTCCGTAGACTGACCCGATGCCCCGGCTGTACGCGGTTCGCGGCGCCACGTCCCTGGACGAGGACAGCAGAGCTCAGGTCCTGTCCCGGACCCAGGAGCTTCTGGCCGAGCTGATGTCCTCCAACGGGATCCGGCCGCCCGACCTGGTCAGCATCCTTTTCACCGCGACCGGCGACCTGCACTCCGAGTTCCCGGCCGCAGCGGCCAGGGTGATGGGCTTGGACGGAGTCCCGCTGCTGTGCGCGCGGGAGATGGATGTGTCCAGCTCTCTGGCCTTCCCGCGGTGCGTCCGCGTCCTGCTGCACTTTTACGGCGACACCCCGCCGCGGCCGGTTTACCTCCAAGGAACGCACCGGCTGCTCGACCCCCCGGATCCCGCGTGACGGCCTCCCGGCGCGTGGCGGTCATCGGTACGGGGCTGATCGGGGGATCGATCGGGCTGTGCCTTCGAAAGTCCGGTTACGCCCGAGTCGCGGGCTACGACTCGGCTCCCGAGGCGTCGCGCAAGGCCGCCGACGCCGGCGCGATCGACGAGGCAGCCGGATCGCTGGGCGAGGCGTGCGCGGGTGCGGACATCGTCGTGGTTGCGACGCCGGTCGGGCAGATCGCGGAAACCGTCAGGCAGCTGTCCTCCGTGGTGGAGCCCGGCGTGGTGGTGACCGACGTGGGCTCCGCCAAGGGCCCCGTGGTGCAGGAGGCCGAATCCGTCCTCGGTCCCGGCAGGCCTTTCGTCGGGGGGCATCCGATGGCAGGCACCGAGGGGCAGGGCGTGCAGGCCGCACGGGCGGATCTGTTCGAGGGCGCCCTGTGGATCCTCACCCCCACCGACGGCACCAGTCCGCAGGCCTTCGGCACGATTGCCGCACTCGTGACGCAGCTGGGAGCGAGCACGCTGGCGCTGGACCCGGCGGAGCACGACCGTCTGGTTGCGCTCGTCAGCCACCTGCCGTACCTCATCGCCACGACCCTCATGGAGATCGCCGGCCGGGAGGACGACGAGCGGGTTTTCGCGGCTGCCGCGGGTTCGTTCCGGGACGTCACCCGGACGGCGGGTTCGAGCCCCGGCGTCTGGAGGGACATCCTGCGCGCGAACCGGCATGCCCTTCTGGCCCAGCTCACGACCTTTCGGTCGGGTCTCGCGACGTTCGGGCAGGCGCTTGAGTCCGAGGACTGGCAGGGCGTCGATCGGTGCATACAGGCGGCGCGCGACGCGCGGGCGCGGCTGCCGGCGAAGGCAGGCCGGGGGCCCGAGGTCCCGGTGCGCATCGAGGTGACCGTTCCGGACAGAGCGGGGATTCTCGCGGAGATCACCACGGGAGTCGGCGAGCTCGGCGTCAACATCGAGGACCTGTGGATGGACCACACCGCCGCGGGAGGTGTCGTCCACATCGTCGTGGATGGACCCGAGGCGGCGTCGAGGGCGTGCGTGCGCCTGTCCGGCCTCGGGTACCGCTGCAGGGCGTGCGACGAGGCATGAGGCTCCCACCGGAGCTCACGTGACGGTCCTTGTTGTGCGGGGAGGGACCCAGGTGTCCGGGTCCGTAGTGGGGCCCGGCGACACGTCCATCAGCCACCGCGCGTTGATGCTCGCCGCGACCGCCCGCGGGACCAGCCGCCTGAGCGAGCTCGCGCCGGGGGAGGACGTGGCCTCGACGGCCTCGTGCCTGAGGCGGTTCGGCGTAGACATCGACGCCCGCGGTAGCTCCGCGACCGTCGGCAGCCCCGGCCTGGCCGGGTGGAAAGAGCCCCAAGGCCCCCTGGACTGCGGCAACTCGGGGACGACCATGCGGCTGCTGGCGGGACTGGCGGCGCGACTGCCGCACGAAATCGTCCTGGACGGGGACCGGTCGCTGCGCGGGCGACCGATGGAGCGCGTGGCCTCCCCGCTGCGCGAGATGGGAGCCGATGTCCGAACGGACTCGGGGCGCCCGCCCGTGCGCGTCAGGGGAGGCCGCCTCACCGCGGCGCACGTGCGATCCGACGTTGCGTCGGCGCAGGTGAAGTCGGCGGTCCTGCTGGCGGGTCTCGGCTCCCGTGGCACTACTGTCTTTGAAGAGCCTCAGCGGTCCAGGGACCACACCGAGCGGATGCTGTCGGCCCTCGGCGCCCCCGTCCGCGTCGATGGTCCCGTCGTGAAGGTCGAGGAGTTCGAGGTGCCGCCTTTCGACATGCGCGCCCCCGGCGACCCGTCGTCCGCCGCGTTCCTCGCGGCCGCCGCATGCCTGTCGGGCGAGATTCGTATCGAGGCGGTCGGCCTCAACCCGACGAGGTTAGGGTTCGTCGAGTGGCTGGAGCGCGCGGGTGCGCGCATCCGTTGGGAGCAGAGCGAGGAGACGATGGGGGAGCCGATCGGCTGGCTCGAGTGCCGCCAAAGCGAGCTGTCGGCACTTCCGTCTCCCGACGCAGCCCGGATGATCGACGAGCTTCCGCTGGCAGCGGTGGTGGCGACGCAGGCGCAAGGGGAGACCCGGATCACGGGAGCGGCCGAGCTGCGCGTAAAGGAGTCGGATCGGATCTCCGCCGTCTGCCGGGGGCTCAGCGCGCTCGGTGCGGACGTGTCCGAGCTCCACGACGGACTGGTGGTGAGGGGTCCCACGCGGCTGCGCGGAGCGACGGTGGACTCCCACGGGGACCATCGCCTCGCCATGGCCATGGCGGTGGCGGGACTGGTGGCCGATGGCACGACCGTGGTGACCGGCTTCGAGGCCGCGTCTGTGTCGTGGCCGGGGTTCGCCGACGCCCTGCGGGACCTGGGCGCCGACGTCGCCGAACAGGACTCCCGGTGAGCCGCCTGATCGTTGCGGTGGACGGCACCGCCGGGTCGGGCAAGTCCACGGTCTCCAGGATCGTCGCGACGCGGCTGGGGCTGGTCCACATCGACACCGGCTCCACCTACCGGCTTCTTGGATGGCTGTCGATCCAGCGCGGGCTGCCGCTGCAGAGCGCTCAGGTCGTGGCGGACGCTGCGCGGGAGCTTGCCGGCAGGTGCGGGCTGGGCCCCCAGGGTGTACTCACGTTCGACGGGGCGCCCGTGGGCGAGGAGCTCCGGGATCCGGAGGTGACGCGGGCGGCCTCGGTGGTCGCGGCGCACCCAGAGGTCCGGGCGGTCCTGGTGAAGCTGCAAAGAGGCCTGGTACCGCCCGAGGGGGCTGTGGTCGAGGGCCGCGACATCGGCACGGTGGTGTGGCCGCAGGCGGAGGTGAAGGCGTATCTGGACGCACACCCGGACACGCGCGCGGAGCGAAGATCCGGAGGCGAAGCCCCCGACGCCGTGCGGGAGCGCGACCACCGCGACTCCACAAGGCCGGTTGGGGCGATGAGGCCCGGCCGCGGCGCGGTGCTGATTGACACCAGCTCGCGCAGTCCCGAGCAGGTCGCCGAGGTGATCCTGGAGCGGGCACGCAACAGGAGGCCCCGCGCCAACATCGAGTTCCGCCTTGTGCGCGGGACACTGTCGGGTATCGCGCGCACGCTGTTCAGGATGGAGATACGGGGCGCGCATCTGATCCCGTCCACCGGCCCCGCGATCATCGCGCCGAACCACCGGTCCATGGTCGACGTGATGGCCGCGGCTGCTCTCACGAGACGCAAGACGTGGTTTATGTCTAAAGAGGAGCTGTTCGCCACCAGGCTGTCCAGCAGCTTCTTTACGAAGATGGGCTGCTTTCCGGTCCGGCGCGGAAGACCCGACCGCAGATCGCTTGCGACCGCGCTTTCCCTGCTGGCAAGGGGAGAGCTGCTGGGGTTGTTCCCGGAAGGGACCCGGCAGCCTCAGGCCAGATTCGACACGATCGAGGAAGGACTGGCGTACGTGGCCCTGAAGTCCGGAGCGCCGGTCGTGCCCGTTGCCTTTTCCGGCACCCAGCTTGTCCTGCCGAAGGGAAGCAAGGTCCCGCGGCTGGTCAAGCTGCGGGCGCAGGTCGGCGAACCGTTCGTGCTCGGGGGCCCGGTGCGGGGAGTGCTGGCGCGGGCCCAGATCGTCCAGGCCACCGACGAGTCACAGCGGAGGCTGGCCGAGGTGATGGACGCGGTGGAGCCGGTCACCCGATGACCCTGCCCGTGGTGGCCATCGTCGGCCGCCCCAACGTCGGCAAGTCCACGCTCGTCAACCGCCTGCTCGGCCGCAGGGAGGCGATCGTCCAGCAACGCCCGGGGGTGACGAGGGACCGGGTGCTCTACCACGCCGAGTGGCAGGGCCGCCCCTTTCTGCTCGTGGACACGGGGGGCTTGGAGCTGTCGCCGGAGGGCGAGCTCGCGGGCAAGGTCGCAGAGACCGCCCGCGCAGCCGCGGCGGAGGCCGACCGCATCCTTTTCGTGGTCGACGCCACCGTGGGGCCGACGCCGGACGACGAGGACGTCGCCGGGGTGATCCGCAAGCTGGGCCGTCCCGTCGTGCTGGTGGCCAACAAGGCGGACAACGCGTCGCGCGAACCCGCCGCCGCCGACTTCTACCGTCTCGGCCTCGGCGCGCCGCAGCCCGTATCGGCCCTGCACGGCCGCAACACCGGTGACCTTCTGGACCTGATCACAAAAGACTTCGGCCGCGAGGCCCCCGAAGAGGGCGCTGAGCCTCGAGTGGCGCTGGTGGGGCGTCCGAACGTCGGGAAGTCGTCGCTTTTCAACCGGATCGTGGGGGCCCAGCGAAGCATCGTCCACGACGAGCCGGGCACCACGAGGGACACCGTGGACACGGTCGTCTCCGTTGAAGGCGGGGAGCCCCTTCGTTTCGTGGACACGGCCGGCTTGCGGCGGCTCATGCGGATCGACGACCAGACGGAGTACTACGGCTTCGTCCGGACCATGCGCGCGCTGGACCGCTGCGAGCTGGCGCTTCTGGTCATCGACGGCAGCGAGGGCATCGCCCGCCAGGATCTGCGTATCGCCGAGCAGATCGTGGAACTCGGCCGGTCCGCCGTGATGCTGGTGAACAAGGTGGACCTGCTCGAGCCGCGAGTCCGGGAGATCGAGATGCAGGAGGTGAGGCGCCGCCTGCCGTACCTGGACTTCGCGCCGCTGATAGCGACGTCCGCCGAGACCGGCGAGGGACTGGCGGACGTCATCCCGTCCATCCTGCGGATCCTCAAGGCCCGGACCCTGCGCGTGCCGACGCCGCTGCTGAACGCGGTGATCGAGGACCTGCAGGCCAGGACGCCGATACCTTCCAAGCGAGGAAACTCGAGGGTCAAGTACGCGGTTCAGGCGGAGGCGTCGCCCCCGACCATCGTGCTGTTCGGAGCGCAGGACGTCCCGCCGGCGTGGCTGAGACATCTGGACCGCGGGCTGCGCCGGCGCTTCGGGTTCGAGGGCACTCCGATCAGGTTCCGCACCAAAGCCGGGGCGACACGGCGCACGGGCGGCAAGCAGGGACGCCGCTGAGCCGGCTTCTCAGTCGAGGCGTGACAGCGACAGCGCAAAATCTCCCGCCGCGTCCGTCCACCAACGCAGCAGGGTGAGTCCCGCGGCTGCGAGCTCCCGCTCCACGACTTTTCTCGTGAACTTCGCGCTCGTTTCGGTCCGCAGCAGTTCGCCGGACCTGAAGCCGATCTTCAGGTCCAGTGCCTCGACCCGCGCGCTCTGGTCGACCTTCGAGCGAAGGGCCATCTCGATCCAGCCCTCGCGCTCGTCGTAGCGAGCGACGTGGTCGAACCGGTCGGGCTCGAAGCCGGCCCGGAGGCTTGAGTTCAGCACGCGCAGGATGTTGCGGTTGAACTCGGCCGTCACGCCGTCCGCGTCGTTGTAGGCAGCCTCCATCCGCGCGACGTCTTTCACCAGATCGGTCCCGAGCAGCAGCCAGTCGCCCGCCGGCATGGATGACGCCAGATCGCGCAGAAAGGCTTTCCGCACGCGGGGCTCGAGGTTGCCGATCGTGCCTCCCAGGAATGCGACCAGCTTCGGCTCGTCCCGGGGCAGGGACTGCAGGTGCCGCTCGAAATCCCCGACGACCGCGTGCACGTGCAGGTCCGGGTATGCGGTCGAGATGTCCGTGGCGGCGTCGCGGAGCGTCTGCTCGCTCACGTCGAATGGGACGAACCTGCGAAGCCTGGCTCCGGCGGTCATCGCGTCGAGCAGGATTCGCGTCTTCTCCGAGGTTCCCGAACCGAGCTCCACGAGCGTCGCGCAACCGGCGAGTGCCTGGATCTCGCCGGCCCTGGACAGCAGGATCTCCCGCTCAGCCCGTGTCTGGTAGTACTCGGGGAGCCGCGTGATGAGGTCGAACAGCCGCGATCCCTCCTCGTCGTAAAACCATTTCGGGGGCAGCGCCTTCGGCTCGGAGGTCAGGCCCTTCAGGACGTCTCGCTTCAGCGCCTCGTGCAAGTCGTCCGGGCCGAGATGGACCTCGACCGTCACGCGTTGTCCTGCCACTCCCGCGCCTTGGACCGGGGACTGCTGCCCGGGCTCGCCCGAGCTCATGCGTCCCGCGCGCAGCGGAACCCGGCGAAGATCTGTCGCCGGACCGGGTAGTCCCAGTTGCGGAACGTCGTCCTGATCGCACTGGGGTGGGTTGCCCAGGAGCCGCCGCGTAGCACCTTGTAGTCGGGCCCGAAGAACGCCTCGGAGTACTCCTCATACGGAAAGGACCTGAACCCGGGGTAGGGACGGAAGTCCGACGACGTCCATTCCCACACGTCGCCCACCATCTGCCTGCACCCCCAGGGGCTGGCGCCCGGAGCGTAGGCACCCACGGGAGCCGGACCGTAGTGGCGCTCACCCAGGTTGGCCAGGGCCGCAGTGGGGGCCGAATCGCCCCAGGGATACCGTCGCTTGCGTCCGGACGGCTCCCACGACGCCGCTTTCTCCCACTCCGCCTCCGTCGGCAGGCGCTTGCCCGCCCACCGCGCATACGCATCCGCCTCGTACCAGCTCACGTGCTGGACCGGCTCGCGGGGGTCCAGGTCCAGGTGGCGACCGAACCTGCGCACGGACCAGGAACCGGTCCCCTCGCTCCAGAAAGCCGGGTGACGGATGTCCTTGTCCCGGCGCCATGCCCAGCCCTCCGGGTGCCACCACCTCTGGTCGTCGTAGCCTCCCGCCGCGATGAACTGCGCGTAGTCGGCGTTGCAGACCGGCGTGGCGTCGATTCGGAAAGGCGGCAGGTCCACGACGTGAGCCGGCCTTTCGTTGTCGTAGGCGAGGGGGTCGCTGTCCGTGCCCATGACGAACGGTCCACCCTGGACGGACACCTCCGGCGACTGGACCGCAGAACCCTCGGGCGCGGGAGGCCTCGGGGGACGCAGAGGGTCCCCTGACATCAGCTGCAGGGTCGACAGCATCGTCTCGTCGTGCTGGTGCTCATGCTGGACCACCATGGTGTAGACGAAGCCGCCGCCCAGCAGCCGGTCGGACGGGTCCAGCTCTATCCGTTCCAGGACGTCCAGCGCGCGCCCCCGGACGTCCGCGAGGTAGGCCCTGGCCTCCCGCGGCTTCAGCAGGGGCAGCTCCGGTCTCTTCCAGCGCGGGTGCTCAAAGGCGTTGTACATGTCGTCGAACTTCGGGGAAGTGGGCGGGAGACCGGCGACCTCGCGCAGCAGCCACAGCTCCTCGAAGTTGCCGATGTGCGCGAGGTCCCACACCAGGGGGGACATCAGCCGCGAGTGCTGGCGCATCTGGACTTCCTCGGACAGGGGGTCCAGCAGCTCGAGGGACCGGCGCCGCGCCGCCTCCAGCTCCTCGGCCACCACCTGCTTCAGGTCCATGCTGCCTCCTGGGGGCTCAAGTCCAGCACCGACCCCGTCTTCGTCCAGCTCTCGAGCAGGTCGTCGGCCGGGACACGGCCCCGCGCCACCCACCTGTCGAAGTATTCGCCGACCACGTCGGTCGTGGACCGGTCCGCCCCGACCCGTGCCAGGGCCGCCTGGGCCGCGAGAAAGCATCGCTTGGCCGATTCTGCGAGGACCGGGTGGCGCAGGCCGTGCCTTGCCGCGTCCGCCCACATCCCAGCCGACGGCCCGGCCGCCGCGAAAGCCGCCTCCGAGGCTTCTTCGTCGTCCAGCAACGCCGCGCCGACCGCCGCCGGCACCCGCCACCACGGTTCCGGCAGGGAGTCGATCATCCGAAGCTCCAACCACCCCTTCGGCCGCACCGGCGGAAACAGCGTGGACAGGTGGTACTCCAGGTCGTCGCGGTCCGGAAACCCCAGGGCGTGCCCATCGGACATCCAACGGCCGAATGAAAACCCCGGCGCAAGCGGCACAAAGCGGTCCTCGGACCTGATGAGCATCAATCCGGCGTCCAGGACGTATCTCCACCAGTCGCCCGCATGGTCGTCGCCGCGACAGGCCGGAGCGGTCCGGGAGCCGTCGATGGACATCCATGCCGCCAGCCGGGACGACCTCCATCCGGACGGACGTCCTTCCACCACCGGCGAGTTGGCGAAAGCCCCCGCCAGCAGGGGGCCGAGCAGGTGGGCCAGCCGCCAGCGCCGGCCAACCGACGCGGCACTCGATCCGACGCCGACGTTGACGTGGACGGCCGCCGTTCCACACATCATCTTGCGGCCGGCCATCCCACCGTGGTCGAAGTACGACTCCATGGACACATACCGCGGCGCATCGAGCACTCTGTGGTCGCTGCGCAGCGGGTCGGCTCCGAGCTGCCGGAGGGCAATCCCGTGGCTGGACGCCGCGTCGCGGATCACGGACATATCGGCGGACACCGCGTCGCACGCGCCGGCGATCGTACGGTGGGGGAGCGAGCTGATCTCGACCTGGCCGCCCGGCTCGAACGTGATGGACCCTCCACCGGGCAGGGGCCCGGCCTCCGCTCGCAGGAGCTCCAGCTCGTCCGCGGTCACGCGGGAGGCCGGGTCGGCGGGAAAGGTCAGAGACTCCACCTCGATGCCCACCCGCAGGTCGGGCGAGGGAGCGAAACACCGCTCCTCCACGTGTTGCCGGACGTCGGCAACGGACAGAATCGGCAACCTGGAAGGCACACCCAATAATGACCCGCTGGAGCAGCCGCGGGGGCCGTCCGGGCTTGAGGGGGCGCGCGTGCTAGCCTGACGCAACGGGCCGTAGCGCAGCTTGGCAGCGCGCTTGACTGGGGGTCAAGAGGTCGGGAGTTCAAATCTCCCCGGCCCGACTAAAGAGGACTGACCTGCTGAAACAGGTCGGTCCTCTTCACGTCTGGCCAGAAGGGCCGACCGGGGACAGACCCAGCGCCAGTGTCCTGAACCTGCGCATTCCCGCGGTCATGACGTGGTTGTGCCCCCACGCGAGCACCGCGTGAGCCGGCAGCGACAGAGCACGGAGCAGCCGCCTCCGCACCTCCACGTCGAACAACAGCCGGATGTGGCACTCCTGGGGCGTGCCCGGCTCCTGCAGCGAAGAGCCGGGCTTCGACAACTCCAACGTGGCCTCCCCGTCGATGTCGCCTGAAACCCGCACCCTAAGGACTCCCGGCGGCGTCGATTCCACCACGCGCAAGACGAACCGAATCCGGTAGGCGAGCGGAGACTGCACCACCACGCGGCCCTCGTCGCCCTCACCGATCCCGGCGGAGTGGAACTCCTTCAGCCAGTGCCACCACTCCGTGAATTTGTCGGTGCGCTCGAGTGCCTGCCACACGCGCGAAGGGGGCACCTCCAGGACCCAGTGGTTTTCAAACCTGAAGTGCGGCCGGACGAGCAGCCGCGACAGCCCGGTGCGGCTTGGGGTCGTCAGCGAGCCGAACCGATCAGCGTGAGGAACTCCTGGCGCGTCCGCGGGTCGTTGCGGATGGCTCCGTGCAGAGCGGACGTGACCGTCATCGACCCTCTCGCCCGGGCCCCCCGCAGGGTCATACACGTGTGCTCGGCCTCCAGGGCGACGCCGACCCCCTTCGGGCGCAGTTCGCCCTCAAGCCAGTTCGCCACCTGTTGAGTAAGGCTCTCTTGTACCTGCAGGCCCCGGGAGAACATCTCCACGACCCTGGCCAGCTTCGACAGGCCCAGGATGCGTTCGGCGGGCAGGTAGGCGACGTGCGCGACCCCGAAAAAGGGCAGGAGGTGGTGCGCGCACAGCGAGTGGAACGGGATCGACCGCGCGATCACCATCTCGTCGTAGCCCTCGTCGTTGGGGAACGTCGTGAGCGAGACGGGCCGGGGGGACAAAAGGGCCGCATAGGCGCGCGCGACGCGGCCGGGCGTGTGCTCCAGATGGGGCCGCGTGAGGTCGAGGCCCAGAGCAGTCAGCAGGTCGGTGACAGCCTTCTCGGCCGCCACCAGGTCCACCGACGCGCTGTCTGAGGTCTCGGGGTCGGACTCGTGGCTCACCGGGCAATGGTAGCGGCGGGCTTCCGGCGCTACCATTGCGCCCTCAGTCGCCGCGAGCCTGGGACCTCTCGTCCGCGGCGAGATCGCGCTGCCTTCTGAGCCTGGCCTCCCTGCGGATGGCAGCCGCCCTCTGGCGGCGCTTCTCGTCCTCCGTCTCGGGCGTCACTCCGGGGACGGACCGCGGCTTACCCGCGTCGTCCAGCGCCACGAACACCAGGTAGGCACTGGACGTGTGGACCCGCCGCCCGGTGGCGATGTCCTCGGCCTCCACCCGGACTCCCACCTCCATCGAGGTCCGGCCCGCGTCGTTGACGGCCGCCTTGAACGTGACCAGGTTCCCCAGCAGGACGGGGTGCAGGAAAGACATCCCGTCGATGGCCGCCGTGACCACGCTGCCCCCGGCGTGCCTGGCCGCCGCGGTGCCGGCGGCGGTGTCCACGAGCTTCATGATGACGCCACCGTGGACATTGCCCTGCAGGTTCGCATCAGTGATGCCCATCACCTGGCTGAGCACGACGACCGAGTCCGAGACCTTCTTCGACGGCTGCCGGCCGCTCATGGGCGGACGAAGGTCGTGGCGATACGGGTCATGGGCTTGTCCTACGCCGTCCTGGCCTTGGCGTCAACCAGGTGAGCCGGCAGGATTTGAAAGCAGGTCGCAGAAGCCTTGGAGTATGCAGACTCGCCTGTCGCTGCTGGACGGCCATCCCAGCCATGACGCCACCACGTGTCCGAACTGCGCCACGGGGTGCCTCGCCGCCTACCATGCCGAGGATTCGCACGAGGCGTCGGCACGGACGGCGTGGCAGGAGGTGGTCGACCTCGCCTTCACCGAACCGGCCCTGGCGGTCCTGCTCGGAGCGGCCATGGCCTCGGTCTTCGTCGACAGGCTCGGGATCCAGCCCGTCCTGCTCCACCTGTTCGGTGGAACCGAGCCGGCCCGGGCCCAAGCGCTGCGTTCGGCGATGTCGGTGGTCGGCCAGCCGGGTTCGCTGGTCCGGGACTGGTGCGAGCCGCCCAGGTCGATCCTCAGCAGGCTCGACCTCGTTTCGCCCCTCCCCGTGGCCCTGCAGGGCCTGGAGCAATCGCCGCGGGCGATCAGGCTGATCGGAGGCGGCGCCCCCGGAACCGTCATCATCTCGGCCGGTCAGATACCGCTTCCCGCGGAAGCCCATCGCCCAGGGCGGCTCGAGTTCAAGGCACCGGCGGTCTCAGGCGCCGCCGCCGGCCTTGTCCATGCCATCACCACTACCCACTACGGCTGGCCGCGTGCCTGGCTCAGCGAGCACCCGGTATCGGGCGAGATCGAAAACTGGTTCAAGGTGTCTCTGGACGTCATAAACGGCAGGTCCCCGGATCTCGGCGGCCACGCGGAGGCCCTGGCGCTGAGTGCAACAGGTTTCGGGGCGCTCGGCCGGATCGTCGGAAGGGGATTCGCCTTTTACGCGGGAATGGGAGCCGCGCTGCGCGCGGTCGAGTCGATGCGCTCGCCACCGCTGCACCTCGTCATCGGCTGACCTGCACCATCCCGGCCTCGGTCCGGCCTAGGATGGGCCGATGAGGCAGGCGGACCGGCCGCGAGAACGGCTGCTCACCCTGCCCAACCTGTTGTCGTTCGGCAGGATAGCCGCGACCCCCTTGCTGGCTTGGCTGATCCTGACCCGCCGTAACCTGCCGGCCACGGTGCTCGTGGCGGTAATGGGGATCAGCGACTTCCTGGACGGCTACATCGCCCGCGCCACGGGGACCGTAAGCGACGTGGGGGTGGTGATCGATCCCGTCTCCGACCGGATCGCCGTGATCACGTCGCTGGTCACCCTGATGGTCGTGGGCTCGCTGCCGTTATGGCTGGGATTGCCGGTGCTCGCCCGGGAGGGCGTGGTATCCGCGGCCTTCCTGGTGCTGGCCCGCCGCGGCTTCGGCAAGCCGAAGGTGAGGCTGGTGGGGAAGACCGCCACGTTCGCGCTGCTCGCTTCGCTTCCGCTGGTGATCCTTGGGGGAGGAGCGCGCCTGGCGGGCCTTGGCCTGTTCGCGGCCGGTGGGGTCGTGTCGTTTATCGCCGTG
It encodes:
- the egtD gene encoding L-histidine N(alpha)-methyltransferase; translated protein: MTVEVHLGPDDLHEALKRDVLKGLTSEPKALPPKWFYDEEGSRLFDLITRLPEYYQTRAEREILLSRAGEIQALAGCATLVELGSGTSEKTRILLDAMTAGARLRRFVPFDVSEQTLRDAATDISTAYPDLHVHAVVGDFERHLQSLPRDEPKLVAFLGGTIGNLEPRVRKAFLRDLASSMPAGDWLLLGTDLVKDVARMEAAYNDADGVTAEFNRNILRVLNSSLRAGFEPDRFDHVARYDEREGWIEMALRSKVDQSARVEALDLKIGFRSGELLRTETSAKFTRKVVERELAAAGLTLLRWWTDAAGDFALSLSRLD
- the der gene encoding ribosome biogenesis GTPase Der, translating into MTLPVVAIVGRPNVGKSTLVNRLLGRREAIVQQRPGVTRDRVLYHAEWQGRPFLLVDTGGLELSPEGELAGKVAETARAAAAEADRILFVVDATVGPTPDDEDVAGVIRKLGRPVVLVANKADNASREPAAADFYRLGLGAPQPVSALHGRNTGDLLDLITKDFGREAPEEGAEPRVALVGRPNVGKSSLFNRIVGAQRSIVHDEPGTTRDTVDTVVSVEGGEPLRFVDTAGLRRLMRIDDQTEYYGFVRTMRALDRCELALLVIDGSEGIARQDLRIAEQIVELGRSAVMLVNKVDLLEPRVREIEMQEVRRRLPYLDFAPLIATSAETGEGLADVIPSILRILKARTLRVPTPLLNAVIEDLQARTPIPSKRGNSRVKYAVQAEASPPTIVLFGAQDVPPAWLRHLDRGLRRRFGFEGTPIRFRTKAGATRRTGGKQGRR
- the aroH gene encoding chorismate mutase, whose amino-acid sequence is MPRLYAVRGATSLDEDSRAQVLSRTQELLAELMSSNGIRPPDLVSILFTATGDLHSEFPAAAARVMGLDGVPLLCAREMDVSSSLAFPRCVRVLLHFYGDTPPRPVYLQGTHRLLDPPDPA
- the aroA gene encoding 3-phosphoshikimate 1-carboxyvinyltransferase is translated as MTVLVVRGGTQVSGSVVGPGDTSISHRALMLAATARGTSRLSELAPGEDVASTASCLRRFGVDIDARGSSATVGSPGLAGWKEPQGPLDCGNSGTTMRLLAGLAARLPHEIVLDGDRSLRGRPMERVASPLREMGADVRTDSGRPPVRVRGGRLTAAHVRSDVASAQVKSAVLLAGLGSRGTTVFEEPQRSRDHTERMLSALGAPVRVDGPVVKVEEFEVPPFDMRAPGDPSSAAFLAAAACLSGEIRIEAVGLNPTRLGFVEWLERAGARIRWEQSEETMGEPIGWLECRQSELSALPSPDAARMIDELPLAAVVATQAQGETRITGAAELRVKESDRISAVCRGLSALGADVSELHDGLVVRGPTRLRGATVDSHGDHRLAMAMAVAGLVADGTTVVTGFEAASVSWPGFADALRDLGADVAEQDSR
- a CDS encoding prephenate dehydrogenase — its product is MTASRRVAVIGTGLIGGSIGLCLRKSGYARVAGYDSAPEASRKAADAGAIDEAAGSLGEACAGADIVVVATPVGQIAETVRQLSSVVEPGVVVTDVGSAKGPVVQEAESVLGPGRPFVGGHPMAGTEGQGVQAARADLFEGALWILTPTDGTSPQAFGTIAALVTQLGASTLALDPAEHDRLVALVSHLPYLIATTLMEIAGREDDERVFAAAAGSFRDVTRTAGSSPGVWRDILRANRHALLAQLTTFRSGLATFGQALESEDWQGVDRCIQAARDARARLPAKAGRGPEVPVRIEVTVPDRAGILAEITTGVGELGVNIEDLWMDHTAAGGVVHIVVDGPEAASRACVRLSGLGYRCRACDEA
- the egtB gene encoding ergothioneine biosynthesis protein EgtB produces the protein MDLKQVVAEELEAARRRSLELLDPLSEEVQMRQHSRLMSPLVWDLAHIGNFEELWLLREVAGLPPTSPKFDDMYNAFEHPRWKRPELPLLKPREARAYLADVRGRALDVLERIELDPSDRLLGGGFVYTMVVQHEHQHDETMLSTLQLMSGDPLRPPRPPAPEGSAVQSPEVSVQGGPFVMGTDSDPLAYDNERPAHVVDLPPFRIDATPVCNADYAQFIAAGGYDDQRWWHPEGWAWRRDKDIRHPAFWSEGTGSWSVRRFGRHLDLDPREPVQHVSWYEADAYARWAGKRLPTEAEWEKAASWEPSGRKRRYPWGDSAPTAALANLGERHYGPAPVGAYAPGASPWGCRQMVGDVWEWTSSDFRPYPGFRSFPYEEYSEAFFGPDYKVLRGGSWATHPSAIRTTFRNWDYPVRRQIFAGFRCARDA
- the cmk gene encoding (d)CMP kinase, whose amino-acid sequence is MSRLIVAVDGTAGSGKSTVSRIVATRLGLVHIDTGSTYRLLGWLSIQRGLPLQSAQVVADAARELAGRCGLGPQGVLTFDGAPVGEELRDPEVTRAASVVAAHPEVRAVLVKLQRGLVPPEGAVVEGRDIGTVVWPQAEVKAYLDAHPDTRAERRSGGEAPDAVRERDHRDSTRPVGAMRPGRGAVLIDTSSRSPEQVAEVILERARNRRPRANIEFRLVRGTLSGIARTLFRMEIRGAHLIPSTGPAIIAPNHRSMVDVMAAAALTRRKTWFMSKEELFATRLSSSFFTKMGCFPVRRGRPDRRSLATALSLLARGELLGLFPEGTRQPQARFDTIEEGLAYVALKSGAPVVPVAFSGTQLVLPKGSKVPRLVKLRAQVGEPFVLGGPVRGVLARAQIVQATDESQRRLAEVMDAVEPVTR
- a CDS encoding pseudouridine synthase is translated as SDPQGRPTIMPLLPSEPRVFAVGRLDMDTSGLLLVTNDGDFAQKVSHPRFGVPKTYLAEVSGHAGSGHVTKLRAGVELEDGRASAERVRLSGIKRGHSLVELTVREGRNRLVRRLLEAVGLPVVSLVRTSIGPCRLGRLKAGTYRTLSAAEVHELLSSASASVD